In the Quercus lobata isolate SW786 chromosome 5, ValleyOak3.0 Primary Assembly, whole genome shotgun sequence genome, one interval contains:
- the LOC115989663 gene encoding probable pyruvate, phosphate dikinase regulatory protein, chloroplastic: protein MWASSTLRLPNIRPTPISSNQNPSEPDTKPVPQARKLKGSARLNRWSRARTIRSGRKLDRPDQQVQVLEAKRPPVEATESELNSVTKIDGDDDVELRVGKSIYMISDGTGWTAEHSVNAALGQFEHCLVDRGCPVNTHLFSGIDDVDRLMEIVKQAAKEGAMVVYTLADPSMGESAKQACQLWGIPSTDILGPITEAIAAHLGVSPSGLPRGAPGRTIPLSEEYFRRIEAIEFTIKQDDGALPQNLYKADIVLTGVSRTGKTPLSIYLAQKGYKVANVPIVMGIGLPKTLFEVDPEKVFGLTINPVILQAIRKARAKSLGFNIETRSNYSEMDYVREELEFARRNFAQNPVWPVIEVTGKAIEETAAVILRLYHDRKHRCSMPTISKRY, encoded by the exons aTGTGGGCTTCATCCACGCTAAGGCTCCCGAACATAAGACCCACACCTATCTCGTCCAATCAAAACCCATCCGAACCTGACACCAAACCAGTACCACAGGCTCGGAAACTGAAGGGAAGCGCTCGGCTGAACCGGTGGTCGAGGGCTCGCACGATTCGGTCCGGGCGAAAACTGGACCGGCCGGACCAGCAGGTCCAAGTATTGGAAGCGAAGCGTCCTCCAGTTGAAGCAACAGAGAGCGAGCTTAACTCCGTTACGAAAATTGACGGAGACGATGACGTGGAGTTGAGAGTGGGGAAGTCGATATACATGATTTCTGACGGAACTGGATGGACGGCGGAGCATTCCGTTAACGCCGCGTTGGGTCAGTTCGAACACTGCTTGGTCGATCGCGGCTGTCCTGTAAATACCCACTTGTTTTCTGGG ATTGATGATGTAGATCGGTTAATGGAGATTGTTAAGCAAGCAGCCAAAGAAGGTGCAATGGTTGTGTACACTTTAGCTGACCCTTCAATGGGTGAATCTGCTAAGCAAGCCTGCCAGTTGTGGGGTATACCCTCCACAGACATACTTGGCCCAATCACAGAGGCAATTGCTGCTCATCTAGGAGTCTCACCATCGGGCCTCCCCCGCGGGGCTCCTGGCAGAACTATTCCTCTATCTGAGGAATACTTCCGTCGGATTGAAGCAATTGAATTTACCATCAAGCAAGATGATGGGGCACTACCTCAAAATCTATACAAAGCTGACATTGTTCTTACTGGTGTATCTCGTACAGGGAAGACACCATTATCAATCTATCTGGCTCAGAAAGGGTATAAAGTGGCAAATGTCCCTATTGTAATGGGTATAGGACTTCCAAAAACTCTCTTTGAGGTAGACCCAGAGAAGGTTTTTGGTTTGACTATAAATCCTGTAATCTTGCAAGCAATCAGAAAAGCAAGAGCTAAGAGTCTGGGCTTCAACATAGAAACAAGGAGTAATTACTCGGAGATGGACTATGTTAGAGAGGAGCTGGAATTTGCTCGAAGGAATTTTGCACAAAATCCCGTCTGGCCAGTAATtg AAGTGACAGGAAAAGCTATAGAAGAAACTGCAGCGGTTATATTGAGGCTATACCATGACAGGAAACACAGGTGCTCAATGCCAACAATCTCAAAGCGCTACTAA
- the LOC115989664 gene encoding uncharacterized protein LOC115989664 isoform X1 yields the protein MSNSCEDCGLEEKMGSQKISVSDHINGFQYTADKSDNFVIDMDSFSHPTNKDNTANSRITLQRSHSRKGSQRVVDKKIGSIATSNDRDNGVATSSPRVSMVGPSTPEKSSMVAVGTMDNCSSPQVHHQITINTSNISTPTESRGISRRNSFRRSPWLLDPKRVLFLFATLSSMGTILLIYFTLSIGKHNANEDGPDW from the exons ATGAGTAATTCTTGTGAGGATTGTGGCTTAGAAGAGAAAATGGGTAGCCAGAAAATCTCGGTTTCAGATCATATAAACGGTTTTCAATACACCGCAGATAAATCAGATAACTTTGTTATTGACATGGATAGCTTCTCTCATCCCACCAATAAAGATAATACAGCAAATTCAAGAATCACA TTGCAGAGAAGTCATTCAAGAAAAGGGTCACAGCGTGTTGTTGATAAAAAGATTGGTTCAATTGCTACTTCAAACGATAGAGATAATGGTGTTGCCACATCCTCACCCAGAG TTTCTATGGTAGGGCCTAGCACGCCTGAAAAGTCCAGTATGGTGGCAGTAGGGACCATGGATAATTGCAGCAGCCCACAAGTTCATCATCAGATCACTATCAACACCAGCAACATCAGCACTCCCACCGAAAGCAGAGGCATTTCGAGGAGAAATAGTTTCAGGCGCTCTCCATGGCTGCTTGATCCTAAAAGGGTTCTTTTCCTCTTTGCCACCCT GTCAAGCATGGGaacaattttgttaatatacTTCACCCTTTCAATTGGAAAGCACAATGCAAATGAAGATGGTCCAGATTGGTAG
- the LOC115989664 gene encoding uncharacterized protein LOC115989664 isoform X2, giving the protein MSNSCEDCGLEEKMGSQKISVSDHINGFQYTADKSDNFVIDMDSFSHPTNKDNTANSRITLQRSHSRKGSQRVVDKKIGSIATSNDRDNGVATSSPRGPSTPEKSSMVAVGTMDNCSSPQVHHQITINTSNISTPTESRGISRRNSFRRSPWLLDPKRVLFLFATLSSMGTILLIYFTLSIGKHNANEDGPDW; this is encoded by the exons ATGAGTAATTCTTGTGAGGATTGTGGCTTAGAAGAGAAAATGGGTAGCCAGAAAATCTCGGTTTCAGATCATATAAACGGTTTTCAATACACCGCAGATAAATCAGATAACTTTGTTATTGACATGGATAGCTTCTCTCATCCCACCAATAAAGATAATACAGCAAATTCAAGAATCACA TTGCAGAGAAGTCATTCAAGAAAAGGGTCACAGCGTGTTGTTGATAAAAAGATTGGTTCAATTGCTACTTCAAACGATAGAGATAATGGTGTTGCCACATCCTCACCCAGAG GGCCTAGCACGCCTGAAAAGTCCAGTATGGTGGCAGTAGGGACCATGGATAATTGCAGCAGCCCACAAGTTCATCATCAGATCACTATCAACACCAGCAACATCAGCACTCCCACCGAAAGCAGAGGCATTTCGAGGAGAAATAGTTTCAGGCGCTCTCCATGGCTGCTTGATCCTAAAAGGGTTCTTTTCCTCTTTGCCACCCT GTCAAGCATGGGaacaattttgttaatatacTTCACCCTTTCAATTGGAAAGCACAATGCAAATGAAGATGGTCCAGATTGGTAG